The following coding sequences are from one Halobaculum sp. XH14 window:
- a CDS encoding metal-dependent hydrolase: MWPWEHLAVGYLLYSGYTRLRGQGAPATLPVIALVLATQMPDIIDKPLAWMWGVLPAGRSLGHSLLFATPATVFVGITGLLARVPRITPAFALGYFSHLAGDVAYPLVVAEDLRIGFLFWPLVPAGDAEAPEALPHLQELVMDFLAFLLTPRGTLYLLFEGTLVLVTVLVWIWDGFPGVRPVIDAVTRTPNPDRR; the protein is encoded by the coding sequence ATGTGGCCGTGGGAACACCTCGCCGTGGGCTACTTGCTCTACTCGGGCTACACGCGGCTCCGCGGGCAGGGCGCCCCGGCGACGCTCCCGGTGATCGCGCTCGTGCTCGCCACCCAGATGCCCGACATCATCGACAAGCCGCTGGCGTGGATGTGGGGCGTGCTCCCGGCGGGACGGTCGCTCGGCCACTCGCTGCTGTTCGCGACGCCCGCGACCGTGTTCGTGGGCATCACCGGCCTGCTCGCGCGCGTCCCCCGGATCACGCCGGCGTTCGCGCTCGGCTACTTCTCGCATCTCGCGGGCGACGTCGCCTACCCGCTCGTCGTCGCCGAGGACCTCAGGATCGGCTTCCTGTTCTGGCCGCTCGTGCCGGCCGGGGACGCGGAGGCACCCGAGGCGCTCCCGCACCTCCAGGAGCTCGTGATGGACTTTCTCGCCTTCCTGCTCACCCCCCGCGGGACGCTGTATCTCCTGTTCGAGGGGACGCTCGTCCTCGTGACGGTGCTGGTCTGGATCTGGGACGGCTTCCCCGGGGTGCGGCCGGTGATCGACGCCGTGACCCGGACTCCGAACCCGGACCGGCGGTGA